ATAATCTATTTCCCACTAAATGCCTGAATAGTTGCATGCAATTGGTGGCCATATTTTGGGTCACATGTAATGATGTATTGATTTGCAAACTTTCTATGTCTCATGATAGGTGATATTTGGGCATtgtattttattaactttttggCAGAAAGAATATGAGAtactgcaattttttattatcttaaaaGGCAAAACAGAGTTTACACAATTGTTCTCCACCAATTAGCTATTGCTTGCAAGAATGAATTGAACTATTATGCAGACTTGCTGGAAGTTATTTTTTCACGTAATTCTTTACTTAGGCTGTAATTAGCAGTGCATAACAGATGATTTGATTTGACTGTCTTAAAATAGTGTTACTATGGAATGTATAAGATTAAATATAATTGGggtattttaaaatacaaactCCAGCTTTAATTTTAAGTTCAACAagataactttatttttatgaacACGAACAATGACAagtatttgtttttaaatgaaCATAAACAATGCCCTTTTTCCCTTAAATTTATATGATTTGGATTATGTTCAAGGCAGGCATGCACATCTTGATGATCCTGGAAGAGCTGAATGGGAAGGATTCCCTTCCGGGACTAAAGCAGCTGCTGCAGGTATGGCAATCTCTTTCATGTCATCTATACTTGAGTTtcaagaatgatatatatatatatatatatatatatatttggtataaaatttctaattgttttttttttttgtgagttgACTGGATTTCCTATATAGCCAGGGTCATTgaatatcatttttttcctcaattttgtttctctgtAAATTTCAGATAATACTCATgcagtacatatatatatttggtataaaatttttaattgatttttttttttgtgagttgACTGGATTTCCTATGTAGCCAGGGTCATTgaatatcatttttttcctcaattttatttCTCTGTAAATTTCAGATAATACTCATGCAGTACCAGAattctttgattcttttatGTTGATCTCTTCTCTTCTTATCTATTTACTTCTCTCTAgtctataatatatgtacaccCAAATCATTTGGCATCACTGTGTTTGTACAGGTGGTATAACAACATTGGTTGACATGCCTCTAAATAGTTTCCCATCTACTGTGTCTCAAGAGACTTTGAAACTCAAGGTATGGACAGAAAAGCAGCAGTAGattactttgttttttattacaaataaatttttattgttttattattacattcctgcacaacacaaaggaaaattttcttttgagtcCTTAGTTTTTCCCCCCTGATAAAatctgtaaattttttttatattgtcaTATCCCATCCATCTCTCCTTATTAAGAAATGAACTTATGAATTTTAAAGGGTAGTAGCTGCAGATAAGGTCTACTAACCACTGATTTCTCTTTCTGACTTTTATGCTTCTGCTTAACAGATTAAAGCTGCAAAGGAGAGAATTTATGTCGATGTTGGTATGCTCTCAAATCTGTACCTTAGCCTACTGATAATTCTAGGACTAGTGTTTTTAACTTTACTACCAACAGGTTTCTGGGGAGGTTTAGTTCCAGAAAATGCATTCAATGCAAGCGCTCTTGAGGCTCTCCTAAATGCTGGTGTTCTTGGTTTGAAGGTAAGTATGAGCCATTATGCTTGGTTTTCCTTTCCAAAAAAGACATGCAAGAGGTTGGATAAAACTTTCTTAGATCAAGATCTAGAGGGCTGAACTGTATACTATCTTAATAAAGTGATCTGAGACTCAAAGCTTGAAACCAATCTTTGCTGGACCGCACCTCCATGGTGAAATATCTCCAGTTCTCCATCTCCACCTTTAAAGTTGTGTTGTTCCATCAATATTTCCTTTCCACAGAATTTCATCTATAAGGGTAATTGCAAGAGCTGTCTATGTTTCTTTCAGGAAAATAATAGCATGTTAAGTATCCCTCTTCAGATGCTTATTGAGAACCATGGTTGCAACTAAGACTTCTTTAGTAAGACTACTTCTCTGTTGAAAAGCAGGACCTCCAATTCCTTATTTCCCTCGATTCATAATTTTCCAATTCTAATGTATACCTTCAAAAAAATTACTTCCAGAGTGAGATGACTTATTTGGGTGGTTCATGAAGGATTTTCACTTCTGAAGAGGGAGGCATCAATTTCCTCTTATCTTTTTATTGTATTAGATAATGAGTAACCTAATCTTCTTAAGAGAGACAATGATAGTACTCTATAGCTAGGGACTGCAACTGAAGATCCACCACCAATTCATGGAATCTAAGTTTCAGGAGTGTGGTTCTGTAGTGTTATTGGACTTATAATATTTCAAACTTCTATATGAGTGTAACTGTTTCATGTTTGAGCCTGATCTTAagtattaattgatttttatagTTTTCTACTTAGCTGACTTGTAGCAATGGCTCCACAAACTAAAGTTGGAAcattttggaaataaatatcATGTAGGTTTCTGCTTCCATCATCAttgtttaatttgataataCATATAAAGTATGGCTATTGTATGTTAAAAATACAATGGCATTGTAAAGTATGTGTATAGTGTCTATCTAGACCATCATGACTCCAACTGTTCTTTTGTCTAATAAGTATGATCTTGGAGGTCATCTGATAAAGTTTTCTATGCTTTTTTGTAGTCCTTTATGTGTCCTTCAGGGATCAATGATTTTCCCATGACAAATGCCAGTCATATAAAGGTTTGTTTCCTGCTATTTTGCCCAAATGTTCATGCTAACAATCTACCTATCTTGCAAATTCAGTTACAGTTACAGTGACTTATTAGAAGATCAAAATGCGGCATTTCCATTTTTCTAATGTTTTGTTATTCTCTTCCAAtataacaatttaatttgtgaTGGATAAATAATTGTGGATGTCACCTTTATTGCTATACATCACATGCTCACTTTATTCTCCTCTACTTCTTCCCCAATACCTTttagttttcctttttctcttactttttcCTGGTCTATGCTTGCCAGTATCGCAGAGATGATTTTTGTATGAGTCTGTCTCTTGCAGTGCTGatgtatttttgtatatttgcaAATGGTTTGCAATAATTTGTTCCTCAGGAGGGACTGTCTGTCCTGGCAAAATACAGAAGACCATTACTTGTACATGCAGAGATTCAACAAGATTCTGAAATCCACTTGGAAGCTAATGATGGCAGTGATGATGCTCATTCTTACTCAACCTATCTGAAGACTAGGCCACCTTCATGGTAAGATATTTCTTATGACATCATGAAGAAGTAAGCAGGTTATTGAGCTGTTGCTTGAATTGTACTTCTAGAATGGATAAAAAAAGGTTTATGAAATAGGATACATTCTGATGCTGATGCATATATTGGTTTGGTCAATTGCCCATTCAAACTTAATGCTGCTATCTAATATACATGCATTTGGTATCAAACTGGCTAATGTGTCTTGAATCTTGATAATTGGCTGATATTTGTATGTATAATGAGTCAAATTATAATTTCCAGCGGACACCCAAGAAGTATCAATCACGATgattaacaaacaaaaaccacagaatattttcaaaatagtttTGACCACCTTTTGAAATCAGATCAATACTTCTTTTATCCACGCCCTTCAAAATGCAGAACaattattaactattttttCACCCTTCAAGGGCTTGATCTTTATCAATGTTACTTTACATGattaataatattcttctttgtttttaatcAGGGAGGAGGCAGCTATTAGGGAGCTTGTAGCAGTGACAAAGGAGACAAGGAGTGGTGGCCTTGCAGAAGGATCTCATCTTCATATTGTTCACTTGTCTGATTCAAGCTCTTCCTTAGAACTTATTAAGGTACTCTTTTATATGTATGTAGTCCCAATTGGCATGATACTTAATAAAGAAGATGCAAATTGTCATTGCCTCTATATGCATCCACTACCAAATAGATTTACCAATCATTGATGACTTCTAAATATACATGCTTTTAGTATATATAGATAATCTTGGCCGTTAATCAGTGTTCAAAGTCCTTGTGACTGCTGTTCTCTTCCTCACCTCAACTCAATTCTGTTAATCCGTAGCAAACTGTACTCCTGCATGCAAAGCAaatgctttcttgtttttgactCAGAATATTACTCTCACTTCAATGTTCTGTTAAAGGAAGCAAAAAACGGTGGTGACAGCATAACTGTTGAGACTTGCCCCCATTACTTGGCTTTCTCAGCAGAAGAGATCCATGATGGAGATACTCGCTTTAAGTGTGCTCCACCTATCCGTGATGCAgccaataaagaaaaactatggGAAGCTTTGTTGGTATTTTATATTCCATGATCCACTTATATCCCATGGTTTTGTTATACATCATCAATTGTTTCTACATAGTTTCCATCTATTTTCAGGAAGGACATATCGACATGTTAAGTTCTGATCATTCACCAACAGTGCCAGAGCTCAAGCTGCTTGATGATGGTAACTTTTTGAGGGCTTGGGGTGGCATATCTTCTTTGCAGGTTGGTGTGTTTTCATTTAGGATAACCTCCTTGGTTTCTAACGCTTTGTTGAATTTGCTTATGTGGTTTTAGATAACAACAGCTTAGTCTTTGATTGAGGAACCTTGTTATTATTGATGGTAACCAAACCTTGATTAATATACAAAACTGTTTGTCTGTATCATGGAATATAATTTTCAGGattgtaagaaaaaataaaaaataaaagaaatggagGCATGAATTTACTGCTTAGTTGTGTCATGTGTGTATCTGTGTGGGGCATGAAAAACAACTACTTTATATTTATCTCTTGAGATACCCAATCATCCACCTCtgaaaaaaaactataaaaaaattgtgtgcaCGACAGGTTGACTCCTCACCTGAACGTGCCAGTGCTGACACTAGATTTTTGGCTGATTTGAGCTAATTTGAATTATGTAATTGATTTGAACTTACTTTTTTATTGAGAATTTGGTATGATTTATTAATTATGggtattctttcttttccttgttaATGTAATGCAACCCTGggatccttttttttctttctaaaaagcTCAACTTTGATGTTATGttgattttgataaaattttgaattgtcaTATCCTGTGCAAACCCTCCCCAAATTGGTGCTGCATTAACTGTTCTTAAAGGCTTTAGTAGGTTTTTTATATTGCTCAACACATTAATCACTCCCCAAACCAAGCAGATAACAGACTAATTTGTTCAAATTCTGATGTTGAATATATGCAAGAAGAGAACAGCTTATTGTGGTTTCAATAACTGACTGGTATTCTTTTGGGAGCATCTGTAGTTTGTTCTTCCTGTGACATGGTCATATGGGCAGAAATATGGGGTAACTTTGGAACAGTTAGCTTTATGGTGGAGTGAGAGGCCTGCCAAACTTGCTGGACAAGAACTAAAGGTGATAACTTTGATTTTGCTTCAAATTCATAGATGCGATGTAATATTTAGGAATATATGAAGTACAGTGGCGACTTTGTTCTTAGCCATTGCCGTGAAACATGAATGTACATAAATAATGGAATTCTTATAATATCCCCCTTATCTCCCTTGcccaattaaaaaagaaaaagaaaaaaagaagcatagAGAAGTTATGAAATCTTACAATGATAGTTTTTCAAATGCATAATTTTTGTCCCACAGAGACAGAGTGGGAGGGAGTTGCATTATAAAGTCAAATTTGTAACTTAAAACTGACATATACTATCTTAGTGTCTCTTGAAGTGGCATTAGTAAGTTTGAAACAATGGAGTGTTGAAATCAATGAGCAGGTAAGAATATTGGTGGCCGGAGCCAATTTTTATGAATGCTAACAATTACCTGCTGATATATTTCATCTGAGTTTTAGATATAATCATGCAGGGTGCACTTGCTACTGGAAACCTTGCAGATATTGTCATATGGGAACCAGATGTGGAGTTTGACCTCAATGATGCCTATCCTGTATACTTTAAGCATCCTGTATGTCTTTCTTTTATGTCTTGTATTATGTAAATTCAGTCTGATCATCACTTGTTTATATCCTGCTTTCGTACATGAGATTTTCCTGTTATAAAATCTTTTAACTTTTAGAATTTTACTCGACCTTATTGCTGTGAACACAATCAGTATTTTTGAAATCACTAATATATGTTCCCATGTTCCTTTATATAGAGTATCTCAGCCTATATGGGAACAAAACTGTCTGGAAGAGTGTTGGCAACTTTTGTAAGAGGGAACCTTGTGTACAAAGAGGGGAAGCATGCTCCTGCAGCCTGTGGTGTTCCAATCCTTGCAAGATAAagaccaaaaaatgaaaacatgtaACTCTTGTAACTATTCTAAGTTTCTAATATCCAATGGTTTCTTGattgttttatttctttcttcaattGATTTCTGACAATCAGTCCAAACTCTTGCCCATTACAGAGCCTGGGTTTGGTTGAAGGTGGGCCAGTCATCATTGGGGGCAAGAAGCAATGTTGCAAAACGCAATCACCATCAGCTTTTGCTCAACTTGGCAGTATTGGTTATTGGACCAAAGTCaggttttaaaacttcattgGTGAAGATATTGATTTCATCTCAAGGCATGGATGCATAGAGTTCATTGCTTATAGAGAAGATTTCAGAACTTACATGGACATAAATTGTTGCTGTATATATATAGagcaatagtttttttttttggtaggaaGAGCAACACTTTATTAACATTGTTGTTGGTTATAAATAAAGTTTAGGGacttagtgtgcgtttggcatggcttaattttgccaacttattttactatgcagcttatttttgctactattcatggatctcactacactttttagtactatttatggatCCCATtgtactattcagcttatttttgttactattcagcaaaaagtttttagttttagtaaaataaacgaatctcaaacagacccttattaacaaaaagaaagtatGTAGAAAAGGGCCtgtaaaataaatagtaaaatttaaagGGTTATTGTtctggtatatatatatatatatatatatataataaataaaagaacatgGGAATACTTGCCTAATCCTCCATCTCCATTTGACATTAACCCGTATAGTTCTTGAatctaaaaaattgattattgtAGACTTGTAGCTAAGGGCAATCGCATATatacccacacacacacacacacacacacacacacatatatatatattctgctACATTTTTATGCCCATAATGTTGGACAACACTGTCTCCACTTAGTTTCTCGATGTGCTGAGTGGGGAAAACCTTCTGCTCTTAGTAATACTCTCTACTCGATGTGTTCGCCCAATTCTTGAACAGGCTGAAAATCTTgggttattttgaaaaataacacTAAAACTCaaactattttattagttagcacacatttgaaactattttgctATCTAACAACCCGAGAGTGAGAGTCTTGATTTTGGAGTCATAAATCGAGTATAATTTACTAGATTTTCCCATCGCTGTAGCAGCTAAGGTGGACAAATCGTCCACGTAGGCATGCAAATCGAGTCCTTTAGACTcgatttttggtttattgaaaTTGACTCTTTTGGACTCGAGTTTGCTTCAATGAAAATCGAACCTAACATAGTCGATTTATATGTGGGTCCTACCGGTGcctttttcatgttttttggCTACATGCATATTGAACTCAAGCCCTTTAG
The sequence above is drawn from the Castanea sativa cultivar Marrone di Chiusa Pesio chromosome 5, ASM4071231v1 genome and encodes:
- the LOC142636064 gene encoding allantoinase, producing MDYMLQWRVLPLLTLLASFLFLFYVQNSSKSSHKECSLIPYQHYWITSKRIVTPQGVISGSVEIKEGKILSIVKEEDWQGKSKVGHIVDYEEAVVMPGLIDVHAHLDDPGRAEWEGFPSGTKAAAAGGITTLVDMPLNSFPSTVSQETLKLKIKAAKERIYVDVGFWGGLVPENAFNASALEALLNAGVLGLKSFMCPSGINDFPMTNASHIKEGLSVLAKYRRPLLVHAEIQQDSEIHLEANDGSDDAHSYSTYLKTRPPSWEEAAIRELVAVTKETRSGGLAEGSHLHIVHLSDSSSSLELIKEAKNGGDSITVETCPHYLAFSAEEIHDGDTRFKCAPPIRDAANKEKLWEALLEGHIDMLSSDHSPTVPELKLLDDGNFLRAWGGISSLQFVLPVTWSYGQKYGVTLEQLALWWSERPAKLAGQELKGALATGNLADIVIWEPDVEFDLNDAYPVYFKHPSISAYMGTKLSGRVLATFVRGNLVYKEGKHAPAACGVPILAR